In the genome of Candidatus Dormiibacterota bacterium, one region contains:
- a CDS encoding PQQ-binding-like beta-propeller repeat protein, with amino-acid sequence MPGRRRLPLPARVTAAIGAAIVVVAVAVIATLLIISRGSSCGSPVWGQLQGDAAHSGQGAGGSGTLAVRWTRPGKASGGAVLVGDDLLVGQQGGVADLSPADGIERWHWSTPDQRGNNVGPPAVSGCSVGVVESRPDQPTSGVHAILHVVSMTAHDLAGKGLDIPSASAGGLLSTGSRFELVGGRAESGAIRWGLYAIDAGNARASSLAPLAAFTPGPPAADGDTSYVAAWDNGMQAVSGAGRQLWRTATTGLPLTAPVLSGGRVMVGTIGGADAFDAGGGRVLWTTTIASGVVAAPLPAGDGVLVLDRSFHKLHRLDLATGRELWAVQLGTTLAPPVLVGSRVITADEQGQLLALDASSGRVLQKLTLRSGVRSPLAVGGGSVYAVGNDGRVTAVSLG; translated from the coding sequence ATGCCTGGCCGGCGGCGCCTGCCGCTCCCCGCGCGCGTCACCGCGGCCATCGGCGCCGCGATCGTCGTGGTCGCCGTCGCCGTCATCGCCACCCTCCTCATCATCTCCCGGGGCTCCTCCTGCGGCTCCCCGGTCTGGGGGCAGCTCCAGGGCGACGCCGCCCACTCCGGCCAGGGCGCCGGCGGCAGCGGCACCCTGGCGGTGCGCTGGACCCGCCCGGGGAAGGCCTCGGGGGGCGCGGTGCTGGTGGGCGACGACCTGCTCGTCGGGCAGCAGGGCGGGGTCGCCGACCTGTCACCCGCCGACGGAATCGAGCGCTGGCACTGGTCGACCCCCGACCAGAGGGGCAACAACGTCGGCCCGCCGGCGGTGAGCGGCTGCTCGGTCGGGGTCGTGGAGTCGCGGCCCGACCAGCCCACCAGCGGCGTCCACGCCATCCTCCACGTGGTCTCGATGACCGCCCACGACCTCGCGGGCAAGGGGCTCGACATCCCCTCGGCCTCGGCCGGCGGCCTGCTCTCCACCGGCTCGCGGTTCGAGCTGGTCGGCGGTCGCGCCGAGTCCGGGGCGATCCGGTGGGGGCTCTACGCCATCGACGCCGGCAACGCCAGGGCCAGCTCGCTCGCCCCCCTCGCCGCCTTCACGCCGGGGCCGCCGGCCGCCGACGGCGACACCAGCTACGTCGCCGCCTGGGACAACGGGATGCAGGCGGTGAGCGGCGCCGGCCGCCAGCTCTGGAGGACGGCCACCACCGGGCTGCCGCTGACCGCCCCGGTGCTCAGCGGCGGCAGGGTGATGGTCGGGACCATCGGCGGCGCCGACGCCTTCGACGCGGGCGGCGGGAGGGTGCTGTGGACCACCACCATCGCGTCGGGCGTGGTCGCGGCGCCGCTGCCCGCCGGCGACGGCGTCCTCGTCCTCGACCGCAGCTTCCACAAGCTCCACCGCCTCGACCTCGCCACCGGCCGCGAGCTCTGGGCGGTGCAGCTGGGCACCACCCTGGCGCCGCCGGTGCTGGTGGGCTCGCGGGTGATCACCGCCGACGAGCAGGGTCAGCTGCTCGCCCTCGACGCCAGCAGCGGCAGGGTGCTGCAGAAGCTCACCCTGAGGAGCGGGGTGCGCAGCCCGCTCGCGGTCGGCGGCGGCAGCGTCTACGCGGTCGGCAACGACGGACGGGTCACCGCGGTCTCGCTGGGCTGA
- a CDS encoding ABC transporter substrate-binding protein, translating to MLLTRVEKLFIAAAVLAIVLTVGFGAGLYHALTTREQTSVAANVQGGGATGSAPLPDTGPAAGASGASQQAPGGAASSVTSGGGVTRGTAPVAGGGAPPARRPAVPNAVAPSVCPFPNGVMTLGSIVSLSGFFQFPEAKNAASAYFQDANAHGGVHGCRVQYQVLDDATSNTSALADAKQLVADDHVLAIVSMVSPFGQDTIDPYLAGPGADNGGQAVPLIGIDPYEETAFKFPNQVSVDVPIKDAGAIMAQYAKDHVAFTHPGIFGYNVSQLTAAEAGAVGQFKKLGYSNVSVQTVDPSASQYDQIVQKFAADKVDLMMWFCDIGCGDRFVQAAQSINYHPKWVNYEIGYDRRYAAQFGQPGGEQDGSVALSPFLPYEAGGAAASLLSTVEHYFPGTSPDSVLEQGWLGAQLFARVVDSLPLSADLHADQAAIIQALNGITNLDLGLTPPLDLRPGVDPDYPGHAPHRCAQFVTISGGSLHWNDHSWHCPP from the coding sequence ATGCTGCTGACCCGGGTCGAGAAGCTGTTCATCGCGGCCGCGGTGCTCGCCATCGTGCTCACCGTCGGCTTCGGCGCGGGCCTCTACCACGCCCTCACCACCCGCGAGCAGACCAGCGTCGCCGCCAACGTCCAGGGCGGTGGCGCCACCGGCTCCGCCCCGCTGCCCGACACCGGGCCGGCGGCGGGCGCGTCGGGCGCCTCCCAGCAGGCGCCGGGGGGCGCGGCCAGCTCGGTCACCTCCGGGGGCGGCGTCACCCGGGGCACCGCCCCCGTGGCCGGCGGCGGCGCCCCCCCGGCCCGGCGGCCGGCCGTACCCAACGCGGTCGCCCCCTCGGTCTGCCCCTTCCCCAACGGGGTGATGACCCTGGGCAGCATCGTCTCGCTGTCGGGCTTCTTCCAGTTCCCCGAGGCCAAGAACGCCGCCAGCGCCTACTTCCAGGACGCCAACGCCCACGGCGGCGTGCACGGCTGCCGGGTGCAGTACCAGGTGCTCGACGACGCCACCAGCAACACCAGCGCGCTCGCCGACGCCAAGCAGCTGGTGGCCGACGACCACGTGCTCGCCATCGTCTCGATGGTCTCGCCGTTCGGGCAGGACACCATCGACCCCTACCTCGCCGGCCCGGGGGCCGACAACGGCGGTCAGGCGGTTCCGCTGATCGGCATCGACCCCTACGAGGAGACCGCCTTCAAGTTCCCCAACCAGGTGAGCGTCGACGTGCCCATCAAGGACGCGGGGGCGATCATGGCCCAGTACGCCAAGGACCACGTCGCCTTCACCCATCCGGGGATCTTCGGCTACAACGTCTCGCAGCTCACCGCCGCCGAGGCGGGAGCGGTCGGGCAGTTCAAGAAGCTCGGCTACAGCAACGTGTCCGTCCAGACCGTCGACCCCTCCGCCTCGCAGTACGACCAGATCGTCCAGAAGTTCGCCGCCGACAAGGTCGACCTGATGATGTGGTTCTGCGACATCGGCTGCGGCGACCGCTTCGTCCAGGCGGCGCAGAGCATCAACTACCACCCCAAGTGGGTGAACTACGAGATCGGCTACGACCGCCGCTACGCGGCCCAGTTCGGGCAGCCCGGCGGCGAGCAGGACGGTTCGGTGGCGCTGTCGCCCTTCCTCCCCTACGAGGCGGGCGGGGCCGCGGCCAGCCTGCTCAGCACCGTCGAGCACTACTTCCCGGGGACGTCGCCCGACTCGGTCCTGGAGCAGGGCTGGCTGGGCGCCCAGCTCTTCGCCCGGGTGGTCGACAGCCTCCCCCTGTCCGCCGACCTCCACGCCGACCAGGCGGCGATCATCCAGGCGCTGAACGGCATCACCAACCTCGACCTGGGGCTCACCCCGCCGCTCGACCTGCGCCCCGGCGTCGATCCCGACTACCCGGGGCACGCCCCCCACCGCTGCGCCCAGTTCGTGACCATCAGCGGCGGCTCGCTGCACTGGAACGACCACAGCTGGCATTGCCCGCCGTGA
- a CDS encoding branched-chain amino acid ABC transporter permease — protein MILPVAASLATYATDAVLGLIQGAVYGLLAMGVVAIYRTTRTLNLAQGGMATLGAFTYIALREHGLPTPVAVVAVVALGAALGLGIGQLIGWPLRRASPTVKLVSSLGVLLVVQSVVGIVFGNVPRSAPPLVSPDSVSLLGITVPLDGLVVLAVAAGSAVLLNRLLTSTRLGLHMRAVAADPEVAALQGVNVRLVTVGSWMLGVAIALGGGILLGPVIRTVAPFLLTLIALQALGATLLGRIDSLSGALVGGLILGELVTFAQEFFPTTQGSADVAVFVFILAVLLLQRRGGLVVERA, from the coding sequence GTGATCCTCCCGGTCGCGGCGTCGCTCGCGACGTACGCCACCGACGCCGTCCTCGGGCTGATCCAGGGGGCGGTGTACGGGCTGCTCGCCATGGGGGTGGTGGCCATCTACAGGACCACCCGCACCCTCAACCTCGCCCAGGGCGGGATGGCGACGCTCGGTGCCTTCACCTACATCGCGCTTCGCGAGCACGGCCTTCCCACCCCGGTGGCGGTGGTCGCGGTGGTGGCGCTCGGCGCCGCCCTCGGCCTCGGCATCGGCCAGCTCATCGGCTGGCCGCTGCGCCGCGCCAGCCCGACGGTGAAGCTGGTGTCGAGCCTCGGCGTGCTGCTGGTGGTGCAGAGCGTGGTGGGGATCGTCTTCGGCAACGTGCCCCGCTCGGCGCCGCCGCTGGTGTCGCCGGACAGCGTGAGCCTGCTCGGGATCACCGTGCCCCTGGACGGGCTGGTGGTGCTCGCCGTCGCCGCCGGCTCGGCGGTGCTGCTCAACCGGCTGCTCACCTCCACCCGCCTGGGGCTGCACATGCGCGCGGTCGCCGCCGACCCCGAGGTTGCGGCCCTGCAGGGCGTGAACGTCCGGCTGGTGACCGTGGGCAGCTGGATGCTGGGGGTGGCGATCGCCCTCGGCGGCGGCATCCTGCTCGGCCCGGTGATCCGCACCGTCGCCCCGTTCCTGCTGACCCTGATCGCCCTGCAGGCGCTGGGCGCGACCCTGCTCGGCCGCATCGACAGCCTCTCCGGGGCGCTGGTCGGCGGGCTGATCCTCGGCGAGCTGGTGACCTTCGCCCAGGAGTTCTTTCCCACCACCCAGGGAAGCGCCGACGTCGCCGTGTTCGTGTTCATCCTCGCCGTGCTGCTGCTCCAGCGGCGGGGCGGGCTGGTGGTGGAGCGGGCGTGA
- a CDS encoding branched-chain amino acid ABC transporter permease, whose product MSRRQTGSLAALAAFTAAAATMPSMLGSARLLSMSLALIFAVAALSVVVLTGWTGQTSLAQVTFMGVGAFVAARLMAPGVGLPLYLAGPVAVLAAAAVSVVVGLPALRLRGVYLAVVTLGFAQVMQDAVFNNSTLTGSQNGVNVARPVLGGLDLTSEHTLYYLLLGVLVGCCLLVAGLRRSSLGRRMIALRTTEVGASVRGIDLVSTKLLAFSLSAALAGLAGVLYALELQSVGPAPFHPLQSIFLLGLVVIAGQRSVAAALAAGLLYGWMPPELTRHFADSSIGPNATNLVAGVGLLLVLIGREQLAGLSGRLPRRLWPSPRPLAATSEITRNVPA is encoded by the coding sequence GTGAGCCGCCGCCAGACCGGCTCGCTCGCCGCCCTCGCCGCCTTCACCGCCGCCGCGGCGACGATGCCCTCGATGCTCGGCTCGGCCCGGCTGCTCTCGATGTCGCTCGCGCTGATCTTCGCGGTCGCCGCCCTCAGCGTGGTGGTGCTCACCGGCTGGACCGGCCAGACCTCGCTGGCCCAGGTCACCTTCATGGGGGTCGGGGCCTTCGTCGCCGCCCGGCTGATGGCCCCGGGGGTGGGGCTGCCGCTGTACCTCGCCGGCCCGGTCGCGGTGCTCGCCGCCGCCGCGGTCAGCGTCGTGGTGGGGCTGCCCGCGCTGCGCCTGCGCGGCGTCTACCTGGCGGTGGTCACCCTCGGCTTCGCCCAGGTGATGCAGGACGCGGTCTTCAACAACTCCACGCTCACCGGGAGCCAGAACGGCGTGAACGTGGCCCGCCCGGTGCTCGGCGGCCTCGACCTCACCTCCGAGCACACCCTCTACTACCTGCTGCTCGGCGTGCTGGTGGGCTGCTGCCTGCTGGTTGCCGGCCTGCGCCGCTCGTCGCTGGGCCGCCGGATGATCGCGCTGCGCACCACCGAGGTCGGGGCCAGCGTCCGCGGCATCGACCTGGTCAGCACCAAGTTGCTGGCCTTCTCGCTGAGCGCCGCTCTCGCCGGGCTCGCCGGCGTGCTCTACGCCCTCGAGCTGCAGAGCGTCGGCCCCGCCCCCTTCCATCCGCTGCAGTCGATCTTCCTGCTCGGGCTGGTGGTCATCGCCGGCCAGCGCAGCGTCGCCGCGGCGCTCGCCGCCGGGCTGCTCTACGGCTGGATGCCCCCCGAGCTGACCCGGCACTTCGCCGACAGCAGCATCGGCCCCAACGCCACCAACCTGGTCGCCGGGGTGGGGCTGCTGCTGGTGCTGATCGGGCGCGAGCAGCTCGCCGGCCTGTCGGGACGGCTGCCGCGCAGGCTGTGGCCGTCGCCGCGGCCCCTCGCCGCCACCTCGGAGATCACCCGCAATGTTCCTGCTTGA
- a CDS encoding ATP-binding cassette domain-containing protein — MFLLEARGVGVRYGGVQALDGVTCGVDAGEIAAVIGPNGAGKTTLLNVISGLTPVQRGEVLFEGRDLAPHSAHRRARLGLARTLQGVDLFEGLTVRENLMLMARISESSRRPGTATAPAAERVTAAAGFLGVEDELERQVTDLPGGRQRLVDIAAALCLRPRCLLLDEPAAGAGPSESASLGRLLLRIREVLGLGILLVEHDVQMVLDIADYIYVLDFGRLIAEGTPAEIRRDPVVIAAYLGREAGEPLPAVTAAPAPAAAASAPVADRPGPRPPGPEWGSPEALRGGGGASR; from the coding sequence ATGTTCCTGCTTGAGGCCCGCGGGGTCGGGGTCCGCTACGGCGGGGTCCAGGCCCTCGACGGGGTGACCTGCGGGGTCGACGCCGGCGAGATCGCCGCGGTCATCGGCCCCAACGGGGCGGGCAAGACCACCCTGCTCAACGTCATCAGCGGCCTGACCCCGGTGCAGCGGGGGGAGGTGCTCTTCGAGGGCCGCGACCTGGCCCCCCACAGCGCCCACCGCCGCGCCCGGCTGGGGCTGGCCCGCACCCTCCAGGGCGTCGACCTCTTCGAGGGGCTCACGGTGCGTGAGAACCTGATGCTGATGGCCCGGATCAGCGAGAGCAGCCGGCGGCCGGGCACGGCCACGGCCCCGGCGGCCGAGCGGGTGACCGCCGCCGCCGGCTTCCTCGGCGTCGAGGACGAGCTCGAGCGGCAGGTGACCGACCTGCCCGGCGGCCGGCAGCGGCTCGTCGACATCGCCGCCGCGCTCTGCCTGCGGCCGCGCTGCCTGCTCCTCGACGAGCCCGCGGCCGGTGCCGGCCCGTCGGAGTCGGCCTCCCTCGGCCGGCTGCTGCTGCGGATCCGCGAGGTGCTCGGGCTCGGCATCCTGCTGGTCGAGCACGACGTCCAGATGGTGCTCGACATCGCCGACTACATCTACGTGCTCGACTTCGGGCGGCTGATCGCCGAGGGCACCCCCGCGGAGATCCGGCGCGACCCGGTGGTGATCGCCGCCTACCTCGGCCGCGAGGCCGGCGAGCCGCTCCCCGCCGTCACCGCCGCCCCCGCCCCGGCCGCAGCGGCGTCCGCGCCGGTCGCGGACCGTCCGGGCCCGCGCCCGCCGGGGCCGGAGTGGGGGTCGCCCGAGGCTCTCCGGGGAGGCGGCGGTGCTTCGCGCTGA
- a CDS encoding ABC transporter ATP-binding protein, with the protein MLRAERLEVAYGGVIALQECSLEVGVGECLAVLGANGAGKSTLLRTLARGIRQRSGHLWWDGTRIDRWAADRAARHGIALVPEGRRLFGGLTVRENLLVGAAPLPQPEAAGRLAEVLGWFPELGQRLDVAAGRLSGGEQQMAGIGRALMGRPRLLLVDELSLGLAPLVTRRIYEILGRIAAGGIAVVLVEQYTDLALAAAGRALVLEKGRVAFSGTADELRRRPELLENAYLGRELLARAPEGARSGEPAVAGGRRSGTRGAGDGRRWPAVAEVLLHLEAPEKRRIEEQARAAGVDVDEWIRRMIRGSGEAPHIGRQRPEQRETW; encoded by the coding sequence GTGCTTCGCGCTGAGCGGCTGGAGGTCGCCTACGGCGGCGTGATCGCGCTCCAGGAGTGCAGCCTCGAGGTCGGCGTGGGCGAGTGCCTCGCCGTCCTCGGCGCCAACGGGGCGGGCAAGAGCACGCTGCTGCGGACCCTCGCCCGTGGCATCCGCCAGCGCAGCGGCCACCTCTGGTGGGACGGCACCCGGATCGACCGCTGGGCCGCCGACCGCGCCGCCCGCCACGGCATCGCCCTGGTGCCGGAGGGGCGGCGGCTGTTCGGCGGGCTCACGGTGCGTGAGAACCTGCTGGTGGGCGCCGCCCCCCTGCCGCAGCCGGAGGCGGCGGGCCGCCTCGCCGAGGTGCTGGGCTGGTTCCCCGAGCTCGGCCAGCGCCTCGACGTCGCCGCCGGCCGGCTCAGCGGCGGCGAGCAGCAGATGGCCGGGATCGGCCGCGCCCTGATGGGCCGGCCCCGCCTCCTGCTGGTCGACGAGCTGTCGCTGGGGCTGGCGCCGCTGGTCACCCGCCGGATCTACGAGATCCTCGGCCGGATCGCCGCCGGCGGCATCGCCGTCGTCCTCGTCGAGCAGTACACCGATCTCGCCCTCGCCGCCGCCGGCCGTGCCCTGGTCCTGGAGAAGGGCCGGGTCGCCTTCAGCGGCACCGCCGACGAGCTGCGCCGCAGGCCGGAGCTGCTCGAGAACGCATACTTGGGCCGCGAGCTGCTGGCGCGGGCGCCCGAGGGGGCGCGCAGTGGCGAGCCTGCGGTGGCGGGAGGCCGCCGCTCGGGGACGCGAGGCGCGGGGGATGGCCGGCGGTGGCCGGCGGTGGCCGAGGTGCTGCTCCACCTCGAGGCGCCGGAGAAGCGGCGCATCGAGGAGCAGGCCCGGGCCGCCGGCGTGGACGTCGACGAGTGGATCCGGCGGATGATCCGGGGGTCGGGGGAGGCCCCCCACATCGGGCGTCAGCGCCCGGAGCAGAGGGAGACGTGGTGA